The proteins below are encoded in one region of Sideroxydans lithotrophicus ES-1:
- the frr gene encoding ribosome recycling factor, producing MIADIKKNVEQKMAKSLEALKTDLGKIRTGRAHTGLLDHVMVDYYGSPTAVNQVANITLTDARTIGVQPYEKNMVGPIEKAIRDSDLGLNPATNGDLIRVPMPMLTEERRRDLIKVVKSEGEDAKVAVRNIRRDANEQLKKLLKDKAVGEDEERRAQEDVQKLTDRFVAEIDKALQAKETDLMAV from the coding sequence ATGATTGCTGACATCAAGAAGAACGTAGAACAAAAGATGGCCAAGTCGCTGGAAGCTTTGAAGACCGACTTGGGCAAGATTCGCACCGGGCGCGCGCATACCGGTTTGCTGGATCACGTGATGGTGGACTACTACGGCAGTCCGACAGCCGTGAATCAGGTCGCGAACATCACGCTGACCGATGCGCGCACCATCGGCGTGCAGCCCTACGAAAAGAACATGGTCGGTCCCATTGAAAAAGCCATCCGCGACTCCGACCTTGGATTGAATCCGGCAACCAATGGTGACCTGATCCGCGTGCCGATGCCGATGCTGACCGAAGAGCGGCGCCGCGACCTGATCAAGGTGGTCAAGAGCGAGGGCGAGGATGCCAAGGTCGCCGTGCGCAACATCCGTCGCGATGCCAACGAACAGCTGAAAAAGCTGCTCAAGGACAAAGCGGTCGGTGAGGACGAGGAGCGTCGCGCACAAGAGGATGTGCAGAAACTGACTGACCGCTTCGTTGCCGAGATCGACAAGGCACTGCAGGCAAAAGAAACCGATCTGATGGCAGTATAG
- the rseP gene encoding RIP metalloprotease RseP → MTTLIAFIVAIAILVVFHELGHYVVARLCDVKVLKFSIGFGNALYTKRFSNSETEWVISAIPLGGYVKMLDENEGEVAAHELPRAFNRKPVWQRMAIVVAGPIANLLLAVVLYFMLFIHGVPGLKPVLGEIVPNSPAAVAGLQSKQTIVSINGQPTPSWQEIRWILLDLVLQQKAANVELLDVQGERSFRVLEMSSLKAADLDGDFMQKLGLQPFQPPIYPVIGKLVEGGVAQRAGLQVNDRVLLADGQKVPLWDDWVNAVRSHPGKPLDIEIERAGAVLKLSLTPEVIVEGGKTIGRIGAAAFIDKTAFEAMLTQVSYPPLAALQEALRKTWETAIVSLKMMGKMVEGEVSLKNLSGPITIADYAGQSAQLGAGAYISFLALISISLGVLNLLPIPLLDGGHLLYYSVELVKGSPVSESLWEAGQKVGIALLVTMMAFALYNDISRLILG, encoded by the coding sequence ATGACCACGCTGATCGCATTCATTGTTGCTATCGCTATCCTCGTGGTGTTCCATGAACTGGGGCATTACGTGGTGGCGCGACTGTGCGATGTGAAGGTGCTGAAGTTCTCCATCGGATTCGGCAATGCACTGTATACAAAACGCTTCAGCAATAGCGAGACGGAGTGGGTGATTTCGGCGATCCCGTTGGGTGGCTACGTCAAGATGCTGGACGAGAATGAGGGCGAGGTTGCCGCGCATGAGTTGCCGCGTGCCTTCAACCGCAAACCGGTGTGGCAGCGCATGGCCATCGTGGTAGCGGGCCCGATCGCCAACCTGCTGCTGGCTGTCGTCCTGTATTTCATGCTTTTCATACACGGCGTGCCGGGCCTCAAGCCGGTATTGGGCGAGATCGTGCCGAATTCGCCTGCAGCTGTTGCCGGACTGCAAAGCAAACAGACCATCGTCAGCATCAATGGGCAGCCGACCCCGAGCTGGCAGGAGATACGCTGGATACTGCTCGATCTGGTGCTGCAGCAGAAAGCGGCCAATGTCGAGCTGCTGGATGTCCAGGGCGAAAGGTCGTTCCGTGTTCTGGAGATGAGCAGCCTGAAGGCTGCGGATCTGGACGGCGATTTCATGCAGAAACTCGGCTTGCAACCATTCCAGCCGCCGATCTATCCCGTCATCGGCAAGTTGGTCGAGGGCGGTGTGGCGCAGCGTGCCGGGTTGCAGGTGAACGACCGGGTGCTGCTGGCGGATGGGCAGAAAGTCCCCTTGTGGGACGACTGGGTGAACGCGGTGCGCAGCCACCCCGGCAAGCCATTGGATATTGAGATCGAACGTGCGGGCGCAGTCCTGAAACTTAGCCTGACGCCCGAGGTCATTGTCGAGGGCGGCAAGACCATAGGCCGTATCGGCGCGGCGGCGTTTATCGACAAGACGGCGTTTGAAGCGATGCTGACCCAGGTGAGTTACCCGCCGCTCGCGGCTTTGCAGGAAGCATTGCGCAAGACCTGGGAGACTGCCATCGTCAGTTTGAAAATGATGGGCAAGATGGTGGAGGGCGAGGTGTCGCTGAAAAACCTTTCCGGTCCGATCACCATCGCGGACTACGCCGGGCAGTCGGCACAATTGGGGGCAGGAGCGTATATCAGTTTTCTTGCGCTCATCAGCATCAGCCTGGGCGTATTGAATCTGTTGCCCATACCTTTATTGGATGGCGGACATTTGCTGTATTATTCGGTCGAGTTGGTCAAAGGCAGCCCGGTCTCGGAAAGCCTGTGGGAAGCGGGACAAAAAGTAGGTATCGCCCTGTTGGTTACCATGATGGCTTTTGCGTTATATAACGACATCAGCCGCCTGATTTTAGGTTGA
- the rpsB gene encoding 30S ribosomal protein S2 — MQVTMRQMLEAGVHFGHQTRFWNPKMAPYIFGHRNKIHIVNLEKTVVMFNDALKEVRKIAAKKGTILFVATKRQAREIIREEAQRCGSPFVDHRWLGGMLTNFKTVQTSIKRLRELETMIEDGSIEKVSKKEGLVLRRELEKLDRSLGGIKDLQGLPSAIFVIDVGYQKGTVTEAQKLGIPVIGVVDTNHSPLGVDYVIPGNDDSSQAIRLYARGVADAILEGREQALNDLTAQVAESAA; from the coding sequence ATGCAAGTAACCATGCGTCAAATGCTGGAAGCGGGCGTCCATTTCGGACACCAGACCCGTTTCTGGAATCCCAAGATGGCCCCGTATATCTTCGGTCATCGCAACAAGATTCATATCGTCAACCTGGAAAAGACCGTCGTGATGTTCAACGACGCGCTGAAGGAAGTGCGCAAGATCGCCGCGAAGAAGGGCACCATCCTGTTCGTGGCAACCAAGCGCCAGGCGCGCGAGATCATCCGCGAGGAAGCGCAACGTTGCGGTTCCCCCTTCGTTGATCACCGTTGGCTCGGCGGCATGCTGACCAACTTCAAGACCGTCCAGACTTCCATCAAGCGCCTGCGCGAACTGGAAACGATGATCGAAGACGGCAGCATCGAGAAGGTTTCCAAGAAAGAAGGCCTGGTTCTGCGCCGCGAGCTGGAAAAGCTCGATCGCAGCCTGGGTGGCATCAAGGATCTGCAAGGCCTGCCTTCCGCCATCTTCGTGATCGACGTCGGCTACCAGAAGGGTACCGTCACCGAAGCGCAGAAGCTGGGCATCCCGGTCATCGGCGTGGTGGATACCAACCACAGTCCGCTCGGCGTGGATTACGTGATTCCCGGCAACGACGACTCCAGCCAGGCGATCCGCCTGTATGCGCGCGGCGTGGCCGATGCGATCCTGGAAGGACGCGAGCAGGCGCTCAACGACTTGACGGCGCAAGTCGCGGAAAGTGCAGCGTAA
- a CDS encoding isoprenyl transferase has protein sequence MALPFFSSTRTIPDITAVPRHIAIIMDGNGRWAKQRFMPRVMGHQRGVETVREMVKACRQLGVEYLTLFAFSSENWRRPADEVSFLMQLFMKMLEREVGKLHENNIRLKVIGDRSRFEAQLVRHIEEAELLTANNTSLTLTIAANYGGRWDIMQAMHALSQAHPERATAFGEEELTPYLSMPYAPEPDLFIRTGGEQRISNFLLWQLAYTELYFTDTLWPAFDRAALESAIQSYQKRERRFGRTSEQLTEGKTNA, from the coding sequence ATGGCGCTGCCTTTCTTCAGTTCCACCCGCACCATCCCCGACATCACTGCTGTCCCGCGTCACATCGCCATCATCATGGATGGCAATGGCCGCTGGGCGAAGCAGCGCTTCATGCCTCGTGTCATGGGGCATCAGCGCGGCGTGGAAACGGTGCGCGAGATGGTCAAGGCATGCCGCCAGCTTGGCGTCGAATATCTGACTCTATTTGCATTCAGCAGCGAGAACTGGCGGCGTCCCGCGGATGAAGTGTCTTTCCTGATGCAGCTGTTCATGAAGATGCTGGAACGCGAAGTCGGCAAACTGCACGAGAACAACATTCGCCTCAAGGTCATCGGCGACCGCAGCCGCTTCGAAGCGCAACTCGTGCGCCACATCGAAGAGGCGGAACTGCTTACCGCGAACAACACCAGCCTCACGCTGACCATCGCCGCCAATTACGGCGGCCGCTGGGACATCATGCAGGCGATGCATGCCTTGAGCCAGGCCCACCCGGAGCGCGCTACGGCCTTCGGCGAAGAAGAGCTTACCCCTTATCTTTCCATGCCCTATGCGCCGGAACCGGATCTGTTCATCCGTACCGGCGGCGAGCAACGCATCAGCAACTTCCTGCTATGGCAACTGGCTTATACCGAACTGTACTTCACCGATACCCTGTGGCCCGCATTCGACCGGGCCGCGCTGGAATCGGCCATCCAGTCCTATCAAAAGCGCGAACGTCGTTTCGGGCGGACCAGCGAACAACTGACCGAGGGCAAGACCAATGCTTAA
- a CDS encoding P-II family nitrogen regulator, whose protein sequence is MKKIEAIIKPFKLDEVREALSELGVSGLTVTEVKGFGRQKGHTELYRGAEYVVDFLPKIKIEVVISAAMLDTAIEAIVKAANTGKIGDGKIFITPVEQVIRIRTGETNESAL, encoded by the coding sequence ATGAAGAAGATCGAAGCCATCATCAAGCCCTTCAAACTCGACGAAGTCCGCGAGGCATTGTCCGAGCTGGGTGTCAGCGGGCTGACCGTTACCGAAGTCAAGGGCTTTGGCCGCCAGAAGGGGCACACGGAGTTGTATCGCGGTGCGGAATATGTGGTGGATTTCCTCCCGAAGATCAAGATCGAGGTCGTGATCAGTGCAGCCATGCTGGATACGGCAATCGAAGCCATCGTCAAGGCGGCGAACACCGGCAAGATCGGTGACGGCAAGATATTCATCACCCCGGTGGAGCAGGTCATCCGGATACGTACCGGCGAGACCAACGAATCAGCGCTGTAA
- a CDS encoding flagellar brake protein: MSLILLKPNEVMVGKPAPWPLYDQNYTLLLGRGELVRDEEHLDALLAGGARHELSWEVPDNVEEERFSALEEAATGASGANGAKTSFGFDDLNLKSEDRLQLEPPAQLSHERFTVKVIGFLRGSSLLVSMPITANGLRLQLREKEKVVMRSFSGQNAFGFACTILKICKIPYEYMHLSIPGDIQGIMIRKAPRVRTRIIAAVRGSKSGEAEQISALISDISANGVSLESRSALGGKGDTLNLSFRVQLHNIDAYLSLKGIIRATFTTGQDGTAKPPLVRHGIEFQDLPPNDSVILQSLIYQQLIENPHMLV, translated from the coding sequence ATGAGCCTGATACTGCTAAAGCCCAATGAGGTCATGGTCGGCAAGCCGGCCCCGTGGCCGCTGTATGACCAGAACTACACGCTATTGCTTGGGCGGGGCGAGCTTGTACGGGACGAGGAACACCTTGATGCACTGCTTGCTGGCGGCGCCCGCCACGAATTGTCGTGGGAAGTGCCGGACAATGTGGAGGAGGAGCGTTTTTCCGCCCTGGAAGAGGCGGCTACCGGGGCGTCTGGAGCCAATGGAGCGAAGACCTCCTTTGGTTTTGACGACTTGAATCTGAAATCGGAAGACAGGCTGCAACTTGAACCGCCGGCCCAATTGTCCCATGAACGCTTCACAGTCAAGGTGATCGGATTTCTCAGGGGATCCAGCCTGCTGGTATCCATGCCGATCACCGCCAACGGACTTCGGCTGCAACTCAGGGAAAAGGAAAAGGTCGTCATGCGCTCTTTTTCTGGCCAGAATGCCTTTGGCTTCGCCTGTACCATCCTGAAGATATGCAAGATCCCTTATGAATATATGCATCTCTCGATTCCAGGGGACATCCAGGGAATCATGATCCGCAAGGCGCCACGCGTCAGGACGCGGATCATTGCGGCAGTCAGGGGTAGCAAGAGCGGGGAGGCAGAGCAAATATCGGCGCTTATTTCCGACATCAGCGCCAATGGGGTTTCCCTGGAATCGAGGAGTGCACTGGGTGGTAAAGGAGATACCCTTAATTTGTCGTTCCGGGTACAGCTGCACAATATCGATGCATACCTGTCGCTAAAGGGCATCATTCGGGCAACATTCACCACCGGGCAGGATGGTACTGCGAAGCCGCCCCTGGTGCGCCACGGCATCGAATTCCAGGATTTACCGCCGAATGACAGCGTCATCCTGCAAAGTCTGATCTATCAGCAACTGATCGAGAACCCGCACATGCTGGTTTAG
- the tsf gene encoding translation elongation factor Ts yields MAEITATMVKELREATGLGMMECKKALVETNGDAKAAEELLRIKSGAKASKAASRVTAEGVIGSFLAADGKTGAVAEVNCETDFVAKNDDFMAFAKNVAETVVKNDPADIDALLAMKLANGTGTVEEDRKALVMKLGENLTVRRFERYATTTGKLATYLHGNKIGVMVNFTGGDEALGKDLAMHIAASKPKSVDASGVNPEDIATERRIAIEKAKESGKPEAMLEKIAEGTVQKFLKEVTLLGQVFVKAEDGKQTIEQLLKSKSATVSAFQMFIVGEGIEKKVEDYAAEVAAAAAAAKK; encoded by the coding sequence ATGGCAGAGATCACCGCAACCATGGTGAAAGAGCTGCGCGAGGCTACCGGCCTCGGCATGATGGAATGCAAGAAGGCATTGGTCGAGACCAATGGCGACGCCAAGGCGGCGGAAGAGTTGCTGCGCATCAAGAGCGGCGCCAAGGCCAGCAAGGCGGCATCGCGTGTGACGGCAGAAGGCGTGATCGGTTCGTTCCTCGCCGCTGACGGCAAGACCGGCGCGGTGGCGGAAGTGAATTGCGAAACCGACTTCGTGGCCAAGAACGACGATTTCATGGCGTTCGCCAAAAACGTTGCAGAAACCGTGGTCAAGAACGACCCGGCGGACATCGACGCGCTGCTGGCGATGAAGCTGGCGAATGGAACCGGTACGGTCGAAGAAGACCGCAAGGCGCTGGTGATGAAGCTGGGCGAGAACCTGACCGTGCGCCGTTTCGAACGTTATGCAACCACCACCGGCAAGCTGGCGACCTACCTGCACGGCAACAAGATCGGCGTGATGGTGAACTTCACCGGCGGCGACGAAGCCCTGGGCAAGGATCTGGCGATGCACATCGCAGCAAGCAAGCCGAAATCGGTCGATGCATCCGGCGTGAATCCGGAAGACATCGCCACCGAGCGCCGCATCGCGATCGAGAAGGCCAAGGAATCCGGCAAGCCGGAAGCCATGCTGGAAAAGATCGCCGAAGGTACCGTGCAGAAGTTCCTCAAGGAAGTCACCTTGCTTGGACAGGTGTTCGTCAAGGCCGAGGACGGCAAGCAGACCATCGAACAATTGCTGAAGAGCAAGAGCGCAACGGTCTCTGCCTTCCAGATGTTCATCGTCGGCGAAGGCATCGAGAAGAAAGTGGAAGACTACGCTGCTGAAGTCGCTGCTGCAGCTGCTGCAGCCAAGAAATAA
- the bamA gene encoding outer membrane protein assembly factor BamA — translation MNLIKLAGLFALLYSTSVMAIEPFTIKDIRVEGIQRTEPGTVFSYLPVKVGDTMDDEHATASLHALFATGFFKDVELKAEGSVLIVVVKERPTVASVEINGVKDFPKSQLLDNLKYVGLAEGRIFDKSALEKSENELKRQYIARGKYSVVVKTTVKDLERNRVAVSFNVEEGSASKIRLINIVGNKAYSEKDLLDTMQLTTPGWFSWFSKNDQYSKQKLSADMESLRTFYMNSGYMDFTIESTQVSISPDKKDIFITLNISEGDKYTVSDIKVAGTQAVLSHEEMRKLIGIQPGDVFSRDAITESTRKIGERLGEEGYAFANVNAAPEIDKAKHQVAFTFVVDPLQRAYIRRINITGNDKTRDEVIRREFRQMEGGWFATSKIKKSKQRLDRLGFFSDVNVDTSPVQGTGDQLDLNLKVAERSTGNFSIGAGYSSLEKLTLMAGVTQSNVFGTGNSLSTQINTSKLNQVYSVSYTNPYYTDDGISRGFDVYKRRTNATQITVSQYTSDTYGAGVRYGVPITDDQMFHYGLSFEQTTIGLTSLSPQRFVDYINTFGPTNRNELGTIGWSQDTRDSAIFTTEGVMQNSYIELSIPSSDQRYYKWTYQNQWFHPLSRSFTLMTNANFGVAGGYGGMPLPFFKNFYAGGVGSVRGYDPNSLGPRDINNYSLGGNKLAVGNIELLFPMPGMEKEKSLRLSAFLDGGEIFGSGGQVPGTDGMRYSTGLALTWFSPAGPLKLSWARPLNKQPQDKIQNLQFTLGSMF, via the coding sequence ATGAATTTGATAAAACTGGCGGGTCTGTTTGCACTGTTGTACAGCACATCTGTTATGGCGATAGAGCCTTTCACCATCAAGGACATCCGCGTCGAGGGCATCCAGCGTACCGAGCCCGGCACGGTGTTCAGCTACCTGCCGGTCAAGGTCGGCGATACGATGGATGACGAACATGCGACCGCATCGCTGCATGCTTTGTTCGCAACCGGATTCTTCAAGGATGTGGAGTTGAAGGCAGAGGGCAGCGTGCTGATCGTCGTCGTGAAAGAGCGTCCGACCGTCGCCAGCGTCGAGATCAACGGCGTGAAGGATTTCCCCAAGTCGCAATTGCTCGACAATCTCAAATATGTCGGTTTGGCGGAAGGGCGCATCTTCGACAAGTCTGCGCTGGAGAAATCCGAAAACGAACTCAAGCGCCAGTACATAGCGCGCGGAAAATACTCCGTCGTGGTGAAGACGACCGTGAAAGACCTGGAACGCAACCGTGTGGCGGTGAGTTTCAATGTGGAAGAGGGTTCGGCATCCAAGATTCGTCTCATCAATATCGTGGGCAACAAGGCATACTCCGAAAAGGACTTGCTCGATACCATGCAGCTGACCACACCCGGCTGGTTCTCCTGGTTCAGCAAGAACGATCAGTATTCCAAGCAAAAACTGTCTGCCGACATGGAGAGTCTGCGTACCTTCTACATGAACTCTGGGTATATGGATTTCACCATCGAATCGACGCAAGTCTCCATTTCGCCGGACAAAAAAGACATCTTTATCACCCTGAATATCTCGGAAGGCGACAAATATACCGTTTCGGACATCAAGGTGGCCGGAACGCAGGCCGTGCTTTCGCATGAGGAAATGCGCAAGCTGATAGGCATACAGCCGGGCGATGTGTTCTCGCGCGACGCGATCACTGAATCCACGCGCAAGATCGGCGAACGGCTTGGCGAGGAAGGCTATGCATTTGCCAACGTGAATGCTGCACCGGAAATTGACAAGGCCAAACACCAGGTGGCATTCACCTTTGTGGTCGATCCGCTGCAGCGCGCCTATATCCGGCGTATCAATATCACCGGCAACGACAAGACCAGGGATGAAGTTATCCGCCGCGAATTCCGCCAGATGGAAGGCGGCTGGTTCGCCACTTCGAAGATAAAGAAATCCAAGCAGCGTCTCGATCGGCTGGGCTTCTTCTCGGATGTGAATGTCGATACTTCGCCGGTACAGGGAACCGGCGATCAATTGGACCTGAACCTCAAGGTGGCGGAAAGATCCACCGGCAACTTCTCGATCGGCGCCGGTTACAGCAGCCTGGAAAAATTGACGCTGATGGCTGGCGTCACTCAATCCAACGTGTTCGGCACGGGAAACTCGCTGTCCACGCAAATCAACACCAGCAAGCTAAACCAGGTCTATTCGGTTTCCTATACCAATCCCTATTACACCGATGATGGCATCAGCCGCGGGTTTGACGTTTACAAGCGCAGAACCAACGCGACCCAGATAACGGTCAGTCAATATACGTCGGATACCTATGGTGCCGGGGTGCGCTATGGTGTGCCGATCACCGATGACCAGATGTTCCATTACGGCTTGTCGTTCGAGCAGACCACGATCGGTTTGACTTCGCTCAGTCCGCAGCGCTTCGTTGACTACATCAACACATTTGGCCCGACCAACAGGAACGAGCTCGGCACGATAGGCTGGTCGCAAGACACGCGCGATAGCGCAATATTTACCACCGAGGGCGTGATGCAGAACTCATATATCGAGCTCAGCATTCCGTCATCCGACCAGCGCTACTACAAGTGGACTTATCAGAACCAGTGGTTCCATCCGCTGAGCCGCAGTTTTACCCTGATGACCAATGCGAATTTCGGCGTGGCAGGCGGATACGGCGGTATGCCGCTGCCGTTCTTCAAGAACTTCTACGCGGGCGGGGTCGGTTCGGTGCGTGGCTATGATCCGAATTCTCTGGGTCCCCGAGACATCAATAACTATTCATTGGGCGGCAACAAGCTGGCGGTCGGCAATATCGAGTTGTTGTTCCCCATGCCTGGCATGGAAAAGGAGAAATCGCTGCGCTTGAGCGCCTTCCTGGACGGCGGCGAGATATTCGGCTCGGGAGGACAGGTACCGGGCACGGACGGAATGCGCTATTCTACAGGCCTTGCTTTGACATGGTTTTCGCCTGCCGGCCCGCTGAAACTGAGCTGGGCCAGGCCGTTGAACAAGCAACCGCAGGACAAGATACAGAATCTCCAGTTTACGTTGGGTTCGATGTTTTGA
- the pyrH gene encoding UMP kinase — translation MTAPAYKRILLKLSGEALMGDDSYGINRVVVERIVAEIKEVTELGVEVAMVVGGGNIFRGVAPAAEGMDRANADYMGMLATVMNSMALQDAMTRAGLECRVQSALSLEQVAEPFIRGKALRYLEDGKVVIFAAGIGSPFFTTDTAAALRGVEMSADVVIKATKVDGVYTADPKKDPKATRYQKVSFDEAIGKDLKVMDATALTLCRDQKLPIIVFSIFKEGALKRVVMGQDEGTLVHCD, via the coding sequence ATGACTGCACCCGCCTACAAACGCATCCTGCTCAAACTTTCCGGTGAAGCCCTGATGGGCGATGACAGCTACGGTATCAACCGCGTGGTCGTCGAGCGCATCGTGGCCGAGATCAAGGAAGTGACCGAGCTGGGTGTCGAGGTGGCGATGGTGGTAGGCGGCGGCAACATCTTTCGCGGCGTGGCGCCTGCTGCAGAAGGCATGGATCGTGCCAATGCGGATTACATGGGCATGCTGGCGACGGTGATGAATTCCATGGCATTGCAGGACGCGATGACCCGCGCCGGGCTGGAATGCCGTGTGCAGTCTGCATTGAGTCTGGAGCAGGTCGCCGAGCCGTTCATCCGCGGCAAGGCCTTGCGTTATCTGGAAGACGGCAAGGTGGTGATCTTCGCAGCCGGGATCGGCAGTCCGTTCTTTACCACCGACACTGCGGCCGCATTGCGCGGCGTGGAGATGTCTGCCGACGTGGTGATCAAGGCCACCAAGGTGGATGGCGTGTATACCGCCGATCCGAAGAAGGACCCGAAGGCCACGCGCTACCAGAAGGTGAGTTTCGACGAGGCCATCGGCAAGGACCTGAAAGTGATGGATGCCACCGCATTGACGCTGTGCCGCGACCAGAAGCTGCCCATCATCGTGTTCAGCATCTTCAAGGAAGGCGCTTTGAAGCGTGTGGTGATGGGGCAGGATGAAGGAACGCTGGTACATTGCGACTGA
- a CDS encoding phosphatidate cytidylyltransferase, producing MLKQRVITASILFVLFLAALFGLPTLGWQVLVLAVVWQSAVEWSRLAGLNGRAATVYWLLTLAMMAGMVMLDYGLAQQQQTLLHLVWYVLAVLLWVFVVPAWLIAGWRPRNAWLMGVVGWIVLLPTGLAMLDLRASSPWLLLFVMTVVMMADISAYFAGKRFGKNKLAPAISPGKTWEGVIGAMIGVTVYVVAVYWASGFYKQYPMLPGVVVAGWWWVALAVIGDLFESAVKRQAGVKDSGALLPGHGGLLDRIDALTSTLPFAAIVLVLQRLE from the coding sequence ATGCTTAAACAGCGCGTCATCACTGCGAGCATCCTGTTTGTGCTGTTTCTGGCAGCCTTGTTCGGTCTGCCGACTTTGGGCTGGCAGGTACTGGTGCTGGCTGTGGTATGGCAGAGCGCAGTGGAATGGTCGCGGCTGGCCGGTTTGAACGGGCGCGCTGCCACCGTATATTGGCTGCTGACGCTGGCGATGATGGCCGGTATGGTAATGCTCGACTATGGCTTGGCGCAGCAGCAACAGACATTGTTGCACCTGGTCTGGTACGTCCTGGCAGTGCTGCTCTGGGTGTTCGTGGTTCCCGCGTGGTTGATCGCGGGATGGCGTCCCCGCAATGCATGGCTGATGGGTGTGGTCGGCTGGATCGTGTTGCTGCCGACCGGGCTGGCGATGCTGGATCTGCGCGCTTCCAGTCCCTGGCTGCTGTTGTTCGTGATGACAGTGGTGATGATGGCGGACATCTCGGCTTACTTTGCCGGCAAGCGTTTCGGCAAGAACAAGCTCGCTCCGGCGATCAGTCCCGGCAAGACCTGGGAAGGCGTGATCGGGGCGATGATCGGTGTGACCGTGTACGTGGTCGCGGTCTATTGGGCGAGCGGGTTTTACAAGCAGTATCCGATGCTGCCGGGAGTCGTCGTGGCCGGATGGTGGTGGGTGGCATTGGCGGTGATCGGCGACCTGTTCGAATCTGCCGTCAAGCGTCAGGCGGGCGTCAAGGACAGCGGTGCGCTGCTGCCCGGACATGGCGGTCTGCTGGATCGCATCGATGCCCTGACGTCCACCTTGCCCTTTGCCGCGATCGTACTCGTTCTGCAAAGGCTGGAATGA
- the ispC gene encoding 1-deoxy-D-xylulose-5-phosphate reductoisomerase yields the protein MNKITRLTVLGSTGSIGKSTLDVVARHPEKYRIVALTAQQQDGLLFEQCQRFQPRYAVLLDEAAGERLSRRIAAAGLDVEVLCGAAELERVSTLPEVDAVMAAIVGAAGMPPTLAAAQAGKKILLANKETLVLAGHLFMEAVHRSGSVLLPIDSEHNAIFQALPRGYSGDMKQGGVSKILLTASGGPFRNTPLEQLQQVTPEQACAHPNWSMGRKISVDSASMMNKGLEVIEAHWLFNASADDIQVVVHPQSVIHSMVQYVDGSVLAQLGNPDMRTPIAYALAYPERIDAGVAALDLFQIARLDFAAPDFTRFPCLALAYHALRAGGTTPALLNAANEEAVAAFLERRISFLDIPRLIEAVLNKITRVEVHTLQDVLAADAAARDAAREWIAK from the coding sequence ATGAACAAGATCACCCGACTTACCGTACTCGGTTCTACCGGCAGTATCGGCAAAAGCACGCTGGACGTGGTGGCGCGTCATCCCGAAAAATACCGGATCGTCGCACTGACCGCGCAACAACAGGACGGTTTGCTGTTCGAACAATGCCAGCGTTTCCAGCCGCGCTATGCGGTATTGCTGGATGAGGCTGCCGGTGAACGCCTGAGCCGGCGCATCGCTGCAGCCGGGCTGGATGTCGAAGTGCTGTGCGGGGCGGCAGAACTTGAACGCGTTTCGACTTTGCCCGAAGTGGACGCGGTGATGGCGGCCATCGTCGGTGCGGCAGGCATGCCTCCCACCCTGGCTGCTGCGCAGGCCGGCAAGAAGATATTGCTGGCCAACAAAGAGACCCTGGTGCTGGCCGGACATCTGTTCATGGAGGCGGTGCATCGCAGCGGCTCGGTGTTGCTGCCCATAGACAGCGAGCACAACGCGATCTTTCAGGCGCTGCCACGCGGCTATTCAGGCGACATGAAGCAGGGCGGGGTGAGCAAGATATTGCTCACCGCGTCCGGCGGGCCGTTCCGCAATACGCCGCTGGAGCAGTTGCAGCAGGTCACGCCGGAGCAGGCCTGCGCACACCCGAACTGGAGCATGGGGCGCAAGATATCGGTCGATTCCGCCAGCATGATGAACAAGGGGCTGGAAGTGATCGAGGCGCACTGGCTGTTCAATGCATCTGCCGATGACATCCAGGTGGTGGTCCATCCGCAGAGCGTGATTCATTCCATGGTCCAGTATGTCGATGGCTCGGTACTGGCCCAACTCGGCAACCCGGATATGCGCACACCGATCGCTTATGCCCTGGCTTATCCCGAGCGCATCGATGCCGGCGTTGCAGCGCTCGACCTGTTCCAGATCGCAAGACTCGATTTTGCCGCTCCCGATTTCACGCGCTTCCCTTGCCTTGCTTTGGCGTACCATGCCTTGCGTGCGGGCGGCACCACGCCGGCATTGCTGAACGCAGCAAATGAAGAGGCAGTAGCTGCATTCCTCGAACGGCGCATATCCTTTCTCGATATCCCGCGCCTGATCGAAGCAGTGCTGAATAAGATCACCCGCGTTGAAGTGCACACACTGCAGGATGTGCTGGCTGCGGATGCCGCGGCACGCGATGCAGCCAGGGAGTGGATCGCAAAATGA